In the Augochlora pura isolate Apur16 chromosome 7, APUR_v2.2.1, whole genome shotgun sequence genome, ctctcAACTACAGCGATAAAGAACGCGATAAAAGCAGATCAAACTTTTCGATTCGATAAAAAACAGTCTGCAAGGAAGCAATCGAGGGAGCACTGTATATCGATAgtctaaaatgaaaaatttaacaaaagcCGAAATGAAAGGATCATCGTACAATGATTGCTACGCTCAACGCGAAATTTTGAAAGATGTCCGCGACGAACGCAAATCGATGAATAATCTGTACGGGAATTTGGTTCGACAACCGAATGGGGCACCGTCGAAATCGGCTTTATCTTCTCCGGTGCGAACGAAATCGGCcgattaattcaaattaaatctaCATCCATCTCCGTATACTGGCGCGACTCCGATGAGAACACAGCGCCGTCTTCTTGCCGCAGCTCCGCGGAAGCTCTTAAGTTCTCTAGACAGGTGGCCGAGGTCGAGGAGGAAGTTCGAGACCGACTCGAGTTCTCGATCGTGTTTCTTCCGTCGAAACGTGTGGACCGGGCGGATTTGAACGGCAGTTGCGACGTCCGGTCGCTACTTAAACGTCGTTTGAACCGTGGGTTCGCCAGTGTCTTGAACACTGTCGCCTGTTCCCGTCGCTGCGCCCTACGAGGGAAACGTTCGGGGATGGTGATGACTGAACAAAGGAAGACGGACCTAGTACCCATGTTCCATTCGCTTGCAAAGAGAGATGGGGGAGGGTGAAGCCAcgtaaagaaaagaaaaacaataagGTAGTGAAACCGGTTACTTTGAGCTGACCAATTGCTTTCTGCGCCTCTCGTTTGTTCTCGGACataattatctttatatttatcgaataccGCATATTCAATTTGCTTCTACCTCTACTTAGCCCTTATATTCAACGGAATCTATTCAATTTActtattcttttgttttgttttcaatacaaaaatttagcgtcttattcgataaatataaagtcgGTTCGTCTTtgggcataattaactttatatttgcCGAATGGTGcacattaaattcttttatggttaatttttttaataaaaacggaATCAATGCGTCTTATTTCATGAATATAGAATGAACGATGCCCGAAAACAAGCGAAAGACGGCATTTGGATGTCCCAGAATAACCGACGCTGCTAGCCTTTATGGCGACTGTGCGATCTCGACGACACGTCGTCGGACCTGCGTGTATATGCGTGTTCTAAAGCTGTCCTCTCGTCCATGAAAGTTACAAAAGAGTCGTTACTCTCTGTTCAGAATCTTTTCGAAACACACGGGGAACAGAACGCCGAACGATGGCGGCTCGAGATTACGGCCACGGCTGCACGGAAAGCTGCCGGCGTGGGTCCCGGGTATTGCAACGCCCGTAAGAAGTACAAATTAGCTGGCTaatcgaaatagaatttcgtGTTCGGCTGCTGCGATAGATCCCGCATAGGCGCGAGacgatagagaaagaaaaatcgtcgacagCCGTACGATAGCCTTGTGCGTAGCTaccgttcgtcgtcgtcgtcgtcggtcgagacgcgcgcgcgcgcgcttgacTCTCCGATGCCCGGTTGCCCGGTGAGAAGAACGACGCGCGAAAAGAATCGAAGAAAGGAAGCGGAAagcaagaaacaaaaatcccGAACAATCGTTCTTCCGGCCGACCGGAACAGAAGCGTGAACGCAGgtgggcggggggggggggggctcgaAGTAAAATCGACTGGGCGTCGATCGGACCGAAACGAGGTCCGGAAAATCTGATGTCCCGATCGGTAATTAGGATGGCGTGTCTCGTCAACGTGACACGACGCTTAACGACGACGAGGACATCGTCGCGCGAAGAGAACTCCAAAAGCGATTCTCTTACTCGTTTATTTACACGATATAACCATTTttaatctctctctttctctctatcttttttttttgttctgcTTTCATGTGTTTTCATCGTAAATGTTTCCCTTGTATGCGGTCGGTATTGCACCTTACACCTCGCGACAATTAACAGCATCCCTGGACGTGGTTCGATGTTTCTATGAAACATAGTGACGAGAGTGCCACGTGGCTAAAACCGATAGTGAGGTCCGGAGGTGTTCGAAATGTAAGCATCTATTTGGTAGGTCGAGCGATCGGAGTTTACAGGGGATCGAGATTAAGGATATGGGTACGGATGGTAAAATATTTGGTTACAACTCCATGTCCTGCGCCTCGTCCTCGCTGAAGTCGCTCATCGAAGACTCGCTGTCGGACGACATTCCGTTTCCGGTGCCGCCGTTCTCCTGGTCCCTGAGCGCTTGCTCCGTCGCGTATTTCCTCACGTAATCTGCCGAGAAATCAAGAAGGAAATTGCATCCCTGGCTAATATCCACCGATACTTTGTGTGGAAATATACCCAAGCCGTCCGTGGCTCGCTTCGTCGCCGGAGAAACGACCAAACGATCCACCGGACGGAACACGCGGTCTTCCAGATGGATTGTAACATGCGAAACTCGTTTCTACTCTAACTCTGCGAGTGTTAACCTTTAGGATCGCggacatttttttcaatagcTATGGCAGTCATGATTCATTCGGATCTTTgcgagcaattttttattcgggACAAAGTTCGTTCATTCTTTCGACTTGCAAGAAGGGTTATTTTTTAGTAACGTGGGTATTGTTTGCcgagcaattttattcgtaaagTAATTTACGATTAAGTTAATTTGTAGTaactttatcatttatttcacttgtcaTTTTGACACTTTGGCATGTATAGATTACATTTTAAGCTGTAAgtggaaattttcgaaaatatcaattacGCCACTAGGATTTCAACTGACTCGATTACAAATGACTGCCACAAACTTAAATCTTTATGACTGTGATTTAAAATGGGCCAGGCGCCCGCTGTCCGAGGGTTAACACAGTTTTCGATGAGCGAGCAAAAGAAGAGCGTGTCGGAATTAACGCTGGAATtagtaattgtaaaagttAATAATGCGTTGTACTTTACGAGACTCCTCTTTCGTTGTGAACGAAGTTATTCTCTTTTATACACCGTTTACAACTTCTCTTTTGCTCGTAAATGAATTTGTGAGAAGCAAGATGCGTATGCTAACTTTCTGCTAGCTGCAACTCTATGGAATTAGTACgcaaatgttaattttttgcAAAGTTTTGTTTGGCGTGACATACATAAAAAAACACGGCGAGTGTAacgaaaaaatgtatattatgttaaacTATTAGAAACGGATGAATTACAGTGAACCATCCTGCTTATTTTTACACTGCAACTGGCAGGAAAGTGTAAGAAAAATGAATGGTACTTTTCCCGTGAGAATTTAGTGGGAACAGAACTTTGCATCAAACACTTGCCGCCTATCGATCATCTTTACGTGAAACAGACCAACATTATCATAGAAACTCGTTTAATCtgtcgatcgaacgattccTTCAATCGCAAGTTTATACACGCGATGAAATGTGACTGAAAACGATTCGATGTAACGTGGCACGATCCGCTGTTCACAGTTATGATCGTAGATTTCCGAAAGGAGGTcaagatttttataacaatatcgaTTCTACTTGGATATCTAATCACCCAACGCTATTTCTGCGCAGCTTCTGctgttcaattaaatatctGTCTCAAATGAgctggaaataatttaatgccgTATAAATGTTTCCGACAATAAGCGAAAATAAACACCGACCTACATTCGGTCGTAAAATAACCAATGCGTTAGCAACGTCATAAAATGCGAGAGGTACTTCCACGtctcgttattaatattacatctCTATAATACTATAGCTCGTTATGGTAATATTATACTGAAATTCCAGAGATTTCATCGTCGAACCTTAGATAGGTGACGTTTGAGAATTGTTGACAATATCAAGCAAAATGAAGAGAAACAAATTCATCCGTTGACTAAAAATGTGAAGGGAGTTTTTAGCGTTCCCAAAAGTGAATAACGACGTTTTAGAAATCGCGATCGAAACATTTTTGTCCCACGTCATCgaagaatttctttgaaatattttctatcctAGTTTTCCAGAACAGATGAAACATTTCGCACGTTACAATCCGAAATAAGGGAAACGAATTCTACTTGgcatgtacatatgtatatcgtGTGTGAACCCACCTGCTACTTTCTTCTTGTACTCATCAGGTTTATGTAAATACAGGGCCGCAGCGTCGCCATTTAAGGGATCAATTGGATTAGGATATGTTAACAGTTGGGGTAGGAAAGACTcgaatatattcgataaatctGGAACAGAAAATCAATTGTTGAACCGAAAAACATTCGCCTGTATCTTAACAGCTACAGTGCGCGGCTTAACCCTTAACCGGCGAGATGGAATCCTGCACGACGAACGTTACACTCTGTCGGAGTCCAGCTCGCGCAGTCGAGGGTTAGAATGTCGCGAGAAATCGCGAGGGCGCGAACGAGAAACGCGGAATAGCACGTCCTATGGCGCACCgtatgaagaaaatggctAAATACGTACCGTAAAGGGCAGTCCAGGCCTGGTTTATTACGTCTAGACACACTGTGCCTGAGACTTCGTCAATGTTAGGGTGGTACACCTTGTTCATAAAGCCGATCGAAGGAGATTTGAAGGGGTAGTGGTCGGGCAAGTGAACCCTCACCTTCCATATTCCACCCTCGTAAGGCGCTGCAACGTGGTACAACTATATTTAGTGACGTTGACGCGCAACGGTCCCGTAAATAATGTTTCGCTTTCCGAGACGAAACCGCAATAAGCTAACACCGtgaatcgagagagagagagagagctggaaAGTGCTGCAGAACGGCGAAATAAACCGACGAGATTGCCAGCGATCGGCGATCTCTATCGCCGTTGggttgatcgatcgatcgatcgatctctcGGACGATTTGCATGACGCCGCTGCGGTTAACTTATTTCCAAGAAAACGGTATAC is a window encoding:
- the Ubce2h gene encoding ubiquitin conjugating enzyme E2H → MSSPSAGKRRMDTDVLKLIESKHEVTILGGLNEFSVKFFGPRGTPYEGGIWKVRVHLPDHYPFKSPSIGFMNKVYHPNIDEVSGTVCLDVINQAWTALYDLSNIFESFLPQLLTYPNPIDPLNGDAAALYLHKPDEYKKKVADYVRKYATEQALRDQENGGTGNGMSSDSESSMSDFSEDEAQDMEL